Proteins from a single region of Candidatus Parcubacteria bacterium:
- a CDS encoding pilin (Derived by automated computational analysis using gene prediction method: Protein Homology.) encodes MKRFIATILIASSLFFGFSAQASYDFVSESGLKKTGENLGYETDQNSDIFVESYLGQVLTVIFSILGLIFFVLIIYAGFLWMTAQGNDSKVGEAKKVLTNAIIGLVVVLASYAISYFVFSALTPAAETATETTAVAEE; translated from the coding sequence ATGAAACGCTTTATAGCCACCATTCTTATTGCCAGCTCTTTATTTTTTGGCTTCAGTGCCCAAGCCTCTTACGATTTTGTTAGTGAAAGTGGCCTCAAAAAAACTGGCGAAAATTTAGGTTATGAAACCGATCAAAATAGCGATATTTTTGTTGAATCTTACCTTGGCCAAGTGCTTACCGTTATTTTCTCAATTTTAGGCCTAATTTTCTTTGTCTTAATTATCTATGCTGGTTTTTTGTGGATGACCGCCCAGGGTAATGATAGCAAGGTTGGTGAAGCTAAAAAGGTTCTCACCAACGCTATTATTGGCTTAGTTGTTGTTCTTGCCTCCTATGCCATTAGTTATTTCGTCTTTAGCGCCTTAACCCCAGCGGCAGAAACAGCCACCGAAACCACAGCAGTCGCCGAAGAATAA
- a CDS encoding hypothetical protein (Derived by automated computational analysis using gene prediction method: Protein Homology.) → MKTFRIFLILVIFSFTWLSSPAASWAANEGAQKTLDGLNEAVKGEDSKGGIGAYKSQVDKDPQDILTKQVTDIISLILSFLGIIFLVITIYAGFLWMTARGNDAQIKKAKDLLMNAIIGLVIITAAYSLTAFVGSQLTR, encoded by the coding sequence ATGAAAACTTTTCGCATTTTTTTGATACTTGTTATTTTCTCTTTTACCTGGCTGTCTTCACCGGCGGCTTCTTGGGCTGCCAATGAGGGGGCACAAAAGACCTTAGATGGTTTAAATGAAGCCGTAAAAGGGGAAGATTCAAAGGGTGGAATTGGTGCCTATAAATCACAAGTAGATAAAGATCCTCAGGATATTTTAACGAAACAAGTGACTGATATCATCTCCTTGATTCTTTCTTTCCTGGGGATTATTTTCTTAGTCATTACTATTTACGCTGGTTTTTTGTGGATGACGGCCCGCGGCAATGACGCTCAAATTAAGAAAGCTAAAGATTTATTAATGAATGCTATTATTGGCCTAGTTATTATTACCGCTGCCTACTCCCTAACCGCCTTTGTCGGCAGTCAACTAACCCGTTAA
- a CDS encoding hypothetical protein (Derived by automated computational analysis using gene prediction method: GeneMarkS-2+.), producing the protein MWSELLSFSFWFNLRPGSFSDVERYFLLGFIGLLLISLVASFIIKKRPGKNRYAARLFYDFSFTNSLIGLILLFFNYEVIPFLSAHFWYLLWLVAMVWWFISIIKKIKAVSKKRTQEPGNSDLKKYLP; encoded by the coding sequence ATGTGGTCAGAATTACTCTCTTTTTCTTTTTGGTTTAATTTACGTCCAGGCAGCTTTTCCGATGTGGAGCGCTACTTTTTATTAGGTTTTATCGGCCTACTCTTAATTTCTTTAGTTGCCTCCTTTATCATTAAGAAGCGCCCTGGAAAAAATCGTTACGCCGCCCGCCTATTTTATGATTTCAGCTTTACCAACTCTTTAATCGGACTCATCCTGCTTTTCTTTAATTATGAAGTAATCCCTTTTTTATCGGCTCATTTTTGGTATTTACTTTGGTTAGTGGCCATGGTCTGGTGGTTCATTTCTATTATTAAAAAAATTAAGGCAGTTTCTAAGAAGCGTACACAAGAGCCAGGTAATTCAGATTTAAAAAAATATCTGCCCTAA
- a CDS encoding hypothetical protein (Derived by automated computational analysis using gene prediction method: Protein Homology.) — protein sequence MLKNKKIFTLSVALSLLLSSFLFLAPASAATTTTGIKSAFSSEGRLGNFAKEVGYNQEPQTPEYYVGLVINITFSLLGVIAVTLIIFNGYKWMTAGGNENKVKEAKGGLTSSILGLLIILASYAVTFFIFNIFT from the coding sequence ATGCTTAAAAATAAAAAAATTTTCACTCTCTCGGTGGCGCTATCTCTTTTACTGAGTAGTTTTTTATTTTTAGCTCCGGCCAGCGCCGCTACCACCACTACTGGTATTAAAAGTGCCTTTTCTTCCGAAGGAAGATTAGGTAACTTTGCCAAAGAGGTTGGTTACAATCAAGAACCACAAACCCCCGAATACTATGTCGGTTTAGTTATTAATATCACCTTCTCACTTTTAGGCGTTATTGCTGTCACCTTAATAATTTTTAACGGTTATAAATGGATGACGGCTGGCGGTAACGAAAATAAAGTTAAGGAGGCCAAAGGCGGATTAACTAGTTCAATTCTCGGCTTACTAATTATTTTGGCCAGTTATGCTGTCACCTTTTTTATCTTTAATATTTTTACTTAA
- a CDS encoding methyltransferase domain-containing protein (Derived by automated computational analysis using gene prediction method: Protein Homology. GO_function: GO:0008168 - methyltransferase activity [Evidence IEA]; GO_function: GO:0008757 - S-adenosylmethionine-dependent methyltransferase activity [Evidence IEA]) gives MSELFFRKTLDMDLVFEKMPIQEGQVVAELGCGHLGHFVFPLANRVGTTGTLYAVDIIREILDDIKKRAHLENLPQIKTVWTNLEVFKGADIKSGTVETAFLINVLNQSEKKLDILRETARLLKVGGYLVLIDWKLDAPSFGPPPENRLNPASIPDLAAKSGLAIKEQFAAGDYYYAFILKKI, from the coding sequence ATGAGCGAACTTTTTTTTAGAAAAACTTTAGACATGGATTTAGTTTTTGAAAAAATGCCAATTCAAGAGGGACAAGTAGTCGCCGAGTTAGGCTGCGGACACTTAGGCCATTTTGTTTTCCCGCTCGCTAACCGGGTTGGCACCACTGGCACACTTTATGCCGTTGATATTATTCGGGAAATTTTAGACGATATTAAAAAACGTGCTCACTTGGAGAATCTACCGCAAATAAAAACTGTTTGGACCAACCTAGAAGTATTTAAAGGCGCAGATATTAAATCCGGGACCGTAGAAACTGCTTTTTTAATTAATGTTTTAAATCAGTCAGAAAAAAAGCTGGACATTCTCCGCGAAACTGCTAGGCTACTAAAAGTAGGTGGCTACTTGGTTTTAATTGATTGGAAATTAGACGCCCCCAGTTTTGGCCCGCCGCCTGAAAATCGCCTTAATCCTGCCAGTATTCCTGATTTAGCCGCTAAAAGCGGTCTAGCCATCAAAGAACAGTTTGCCGCCGGCGATTATTATTATGCTTTTATTTTAAAAAAAATTTAA
- a CDS encoding YraN family protein (Derived by automated computational analysis using gene prediction method: Protein Homology. GO_function: GO:0003677 - DNA binding [Evidence IEA]; GO_function: GO:0004519 - endonuclease activity [Evidence IEA]) produces the protein MTNKKLLGNWGEDQALKYLLNRDYQLVARNWRHKRQELDLLVVTPRLLIAVEVKTRRSPLADNQPLLSLAQITRLRRALKSFCCLHNYPYQKTRLDLITIIANSKHSFNLNHYQDL, from the coding sequence ATGACTAATAAAAAATTGTTAGGCAATTGGGGTGAGGATCAAGCTTTAAAATATTTACTAAATCGCGACTATCAACTTGTAGCTCGCAATTGGCGCCATAAAAGGCAAGAACTTGATCTGTTGGTAGTCACGCCCCGCCTTCTAATTGCCGTTGAAGTTAAAACCAGGCGCTCTCCTTTGGCCGATAACCAACCGCTTTTAAGCCTGGCTCAAATTACTAGACTGCGCCGCGCCTTAAAATCTTTTTGTTGTCTGCACAATTACCCCTATCAAAAAACCCGCCTTGATTTAATCACAATAATTGCCAATTCAAAACACTCTTTTAATTTAAATCACTATCAAGACTTATGA
- a CDS encoding hypothetical protein (Derived by automated computational analysis using gene prediction method: Protein Homology.), which produces MKLKKIILPLLVLGLIVISPGFTHAQSLVDTTDPAYATGGYTLDHVRNYLVYLMYFILGLVGTLSLAAFVYGGIVFLTSAGSDQKVKKGKDILGAAVIGLLIVFSSVLIIQTLFDGLGVKWDSAKGTFSNIK; this is translated from the coding sequence ATGAAGTTAAAAAAAATTATCCTTCCCCTTCTTGTTCTTGGACTTATAGTTATCAGTCCTGGTTTTACTCACGCCCAAAGCTTAGTTGATACCACCGATCCGGCTTATGCGACCGGAGGTTACACCCTCGATCATGTGCGCAATTATTTAGTTTATTTAATGTATTTTATTTTAGGTCTCGTGGGCACTCTTTCCTTAGCGGCCTTTGTCTATGGTGGTATTGTTTTTTTAACTTCGGCTGGCTCCGATCAGAAAGTAAAGAAAGGGAAAGATATTTTAGGGGCAGCGGTAATTGGTTTACTGATTGTCTTTTCCAGTGTTTTAATTATTCAAACCTTGTTTGACGGCTTAGGAGTCAAATGGGACTCCGCTAAAGGAACTTTTTCCAATATAAAATAA
- a CDS encoding extracellular solute-binding protein (Derived by automated computational analysis using gene prediction method: Protein Homology.): MLKKPLLLACLLIFFVGAGFGCQTKIDEATLKASEPIKIVFWQAFDDSDAFSEAIKKYQELHPNVTIEYKKFRYEEYESQLLNAWAEDRGPDIFAIHNTWVKKYQTKITPLPEYTSIAFFVESTGFKKELVPELRSIRSLSTREIKNNFADVVAVDAILEDGLIYGLPLSVDTLALYYNRDLLNSAGIVEPPRYWNREFQQAVKKMTKQDPKKGLIQSGIALGTANNINRASDILAVLMLQNGATIIDNNRVVFNQVPPYITSGYNPGLEALRFYTDFANPNKEVYSWNADQANALDVFTSGNLAMMLGYSFNLEQIRSQAPKLNFGVAKLPQIEGNQLQINMANYWLLTVSKKSQHSDVAWDFIQFLTKKENADVYLEKTGKPTALKASINDQKNDEYLGPFAEQVLSAKSWYRGFSAQDAEGAMGEMIKNALNPNYEIMDVLSDGAIKVQQTIR, from the coding sequence ATGTTGAAAAAACCTCTTTTGCTCGCCTGTTTATTAATCTTTTTTGTCGGGGCCGGCTTCGGCTGTCAAACAAAAATCGACGAAGCAACCTTAAAAGCTTCCGAGCCAATCAAAATTGTCTTCTGGCAAGCCTTTGATGATTCCGATGCTTTTTCGGAAGCAATTAAAAAGTACCAAGAGCTACACCCCAACGTCACCATTGAGTATAAAAAATTCCGTTACGAGGAGTATGAGAGTCAACTTTTAAACGCTTGGGCGGAGGACCGGGGGCCAGATATTTTTGCCATCCATAATACTTGGGTCAAAAAATACCAAACAAAAATTACCCCCTTACCAGAATACACTTCAATTGCCTTTTTCGTAGAAAGCACGGGGTTTAAAAAAGAACTGGTTCCGGAGTTAAGAAGTATTAGAAGTTTAAGCACGCGAGAGATTAAAAATAATTTTGCCGATGTTGTGGCTGTAGACGCAATTTTAGAAGATGGCTTAATTTACGGCTTACCCTTATCAGTTGACACCCTAGCTCTCTACTACAATCGCGATTTACTAAACAGTGCTGGGATTGTGGAGCCGCCCCGTTATTGGAACCGAGAATTCCAGCAAGCTGTTAAAAAGATGACTAAACAGGATCCTAAAAAAGGTTTAATTCAATCCGGAATCGCTTTAGGAACGGCGAATAATATTAATCGGGCCAGCGACATTTTAGCAGTCTTAATGTTGCAAAATGGCGCCACCATAATTGATAACAACCGAGTCGTCTTTAACCAAGTCCCTCCTTATATTACTAGCGGCTACAACCCCGGACTCGAAGCCCTGCGTTTTTATACTGACTTTGCCAACCCCAACAAAGAAGTTTATTCCTGGAACGCTGATCAAGCGAATGCCCTAGATGTCTTCACTAGTGGCAACCTGGCGATGATGCTTGGCTATTCTTTTAACTTGGAACAAATTCGTTCGCAAGCGCCAAAATTAAACTTTGGTGTCGCCAAGCTGCCACAAATAGAGGGTAACCAGCTCCAAATAAATATGGCCAATTATTGGCTCTTAACCGTTTCCAAAAAAAGTCAACATAGTGATGTGGCCTGGGATTTTATCCAGTTTTTAACCAAAAAAGAAAACGCCGATGTTTACTTAGAAAAGACTGGCAAGCCAACCGCTTTAAAAGCTAGTATTAATGACCAGAAAAATGATGAATACCTTGGTCCTTTTGCCGAGCAAGTTTTAAGCGCTAAAAGTTGGTATCGCGGTTTTAGCGCTCAAGATGCCGAAGGGGCTATGGGAGAAATGATTAAAAACGCCTTAAATCCTAATTACGAGATAATGGACGTTCTAAGTGACGGGGCAATTAAAGTTCAACAAACGATCCGCTAA
- a CDS encoding hypothetical protein (Derived by automated computational analysis using gene prediction method: Protein Homology.), which translates to MKKIPSWLIVIFLTTILIIPGLVFAGNNMIKDSASPLERLNNAATNYGPFSQTATETTAASIIGLAINVVLGLLGVIFLVLTILAGIKWMTAGGNEAKVKEAQGSISRAVTGLVIVVSSYAIWLFIQMAFLSKI; encoded by the coding sequence ATGAAAAAAATTCCTTCTTGGTTAATAGTTATTTTTTTAACCACCATCCTGATTATCCCGGGCTTAGTTTTTGCCGGTAATAATATGATTAAAGACAGTGCCTCGCCCCTAGAACGCCTTAACAATGCGGCTACTAATTACGGCCCTTTTTCGCAAACAGCTACCGAAACCACAGCGGCCTCAATTATCGGTTTAGCAATTAATGTTGTTTTGGGATTATTGGGAGTTATCTTCCTAGTTTTAACTATTTTAGCGGGCATCAAATGGATGACCGCCGGTGGCAACGAGGCTAAAGTAAAGGAAGCTCAAGGATCAATCAGTAGGGCGGTTACAGGATTAGTGATCGTAGTTTCCTCTTACGCGATTTGGCTCTTTATTCAAATGGCTTTTTTATCAAAAATATGA
- a CDS encoding helix-turn-helix domain-containing protein (Derived by automated computational analysis using gene prediction method: Protein Homology.), whose amino-acid sequence MAEFTRKSLNNKSSLGSRLRDARELKQADAALAAKKLGIRLEYLLALEEDHFDRLPAGLYGRNYVKKYGRWLGFPSSEINKWLLEKEKNTAPGVDPFSQKIVAKKEFANFPKLIRNLVLVLILLAFLGYLAFYLTRIVSAPELVVFEPANNLKTTSTIWEISGRSEPEAEIRINGEEVLSMKNGDFSLVVNLKKGLNNITVSAKKKHSSEAVVERQILVE is encoded by the coding sequence ATGGCTGAATTTACCAGAAAATCCTTAAACAACAAAAGCAGCCTCGGGTCACGCTTAAGAGACGCTCGCGAGTTAAAACAAGCTGACGCCGCTTTAGCCGCCAAAAAATTAGGTATCCGTTTAGAATATTTATTAGCCTTAGAGGAGGACCATTTTGACCGCTTGCCGGCCGGTTTATACGGCCGCAACTATGTAAAGAAATATGGCCGTTGGTTGGGTTTTCCCAGCTCCGAAATCAATAAATGGTTACTTGAAAAAGAAAAGAATACTGCCCCAGGAGTCGATCCTTTTTCTCAAAAAATTGTCGCTAAAAAAGAGTTTGCCAATTTTCCCAAATTAATCCGCAACCTTGTTCTGGTTTTAATTCTTTTAGCTTTTCTGGGGTACTTAGCTTTTTATCTAACTAGAATTGTTTCCGCCCCGGAATTAGTGGTTTTTGAACCGGCCAATAATTTAAAAACCACTAGCACTATTTGGGAAATTAGTGGGCGCAGTGAGCCGGAGGCCGAAATCAGAATTAACGGCGAAGAAGTGTTGAGTATGAAAAATGGCGATTTTTCTTTAGTGGTTAATTTAAAAAAGGGGTTGAATAATATTACTGTGAGTGCCAAAAAAAAGCATAGCAGTGAAGCTGTAGTTGAGCGCCAAATTTTAGTAGAATAA
- a CDS encoding pilin (Derived by automated computational analysis using gene prediction method: Protein Homology.), whose amino-acid sequence MKKLTKRLLSLALLLSLVVIPVATLASSGLNVGDLGVTEIDNTLELGRRSPIETVTRIINAAMIFLGIIAVGIILIAGFKWMTAGGSDDKVGEAKKLMSSGVVGLIIILAAWGIAYFILEMAVDVTQ is encoded by the coding sequence ATGAAAAAATTGACAAAACGCTTACTGTCCTTGGCGCTACTACTCTCATTGGTGGTAATCCCAGTGGCAACCTTGGCGAGCAGTGGATTAAATGTCGGCGATCTTGGCGTCACTGAAATTGATAACACTTTAGAGTTAGGGAGACGCAGTCCGATTGAAACGGTAACTAGAATAATTAACGCCGCCATGATCTTCTTAGGCATTATTGCCGTTGGTATTATCTTGATTGCTGGCTTTAAATGGATGACGGCAGGAGGCAGTGACGATAAGGTTGGCGAAGCTAAAAAATTAATGTCCTCTGGTGTTGTTGGCTTAATCATCATCTTAGCTGCTTGGGGTATTGCCTACTTCATTTTGGAAATGGCAGTTGATGTTACCCAATAA